One region of Pan paniscus chromosome 5, NHGRI_mPanPan1-v2.0_pri, whole genome shotgun sequence genomic DNA includes:
- the LOC100977974 gene encoding trace amine-associated receptor 1, with protein sequence MMPFCHNIINISCVKNNWSNDVRASLYSLMVLIILTTLVGNLIVIVSISHFKQLHTPTNWLIHSMATVDFLLGCLVMPYSMVRSAEHCWYFGEVFCKIHTSTDIMLSSASIFHLSFISIDRYYAVCDPLRYKAKINILVICVMIFISWSVPAVFAFGMIFLELNFKGAEEIYYKHVHCRGGCSVFFSKISGVLTFMTSFYIPGSIMLCVYYRIYLIAKEQARLINDANQKLQIGLEMKNGISQSKERKAVKTLGIVMGVFLICWCPFFICTVMDPFLHYIIPPTLNDVLIWFGYLNSTFNPMVYAFFYPWFRKALKMMLFGKIFQKDSSRCKLFLELSS encoded by the coding sequence ATGATGCCCTTTTGCcacaatataattaatatttcctGTGTGAAAAACAACTGGTCAAATGATGTCCGTGCTTCCCTGTACAGTTTAATGGTGCTCATAATTCTGACCACACTCGTTGGCAATCTGATAGTTATTGTTTCTATATCACACTTCAAACAACTTCATACCCCGACAAATTGGCTCATTCATTCCATGGCCACTGTGGACTTTCTTCTGGGGTGTCTGGTCATGCCTTACAGTATGGTGAGATCTGCTGAGCATTGTTGGTATTTTGGAGAAGTCTTCTGTAAAATTCACACAAGCACCGACATTATGCTGAGCTCAGCCTCcattttccatttgtctttcaTCTCCATTGACCGCTACTATGCTGTGTGTGATCCACTGAGATATAAAGCCAAGATCAATATCTTGGTTATTTGTGTGATGATCTTCATTAGTTGGAGTGTCCCCGCTGTTTTTGCATTTGGAATGATCTTTCTGGAGCTAAACTTCAAAGGCGCTGAAGAGATATATTACAAACATGTTCACTGCAGAGGAGGTTGCTCTGTCTTCTTTAGCAAAATATCTGGGGTACTGACCTTTATGACTTCTTTTTATATACCTGGATCTATTATGTTATGTGTCTATTACAGAATATATCTTATCGCTAAAGAGCAGGCAAGATTAATTAATGATGCCAATCAGAAGCTCCAAATTGGattggaaatgaaaaatggaatTTCACAAAGCAAAGAAAGGAAAGCTGTGAAGACATTGGGGATTGTGATGGGAGTTTTCCTAATATGCTGGTGCCCTTTCTTTATCTGTACAGTCATGGACCCTTTTCTTCACTACATTATTCCACCTACTTTGAATGATGTATTGATTTGGTTTGGCTACTTGAACTCTACATTTAATCCAATGGTTTATGCATTTTTCTATCCTTGGTTTAGAAAAGCACTGAAGATGATGCTGTTTGGTAAAATTTTCCAAAAAGATTCATCCAGGTGTAAATTATTTTTGGAATTGAGTTCATAG